The Apium graveolens cultivar Ventura chromosome 6, ASM990537v1, whole genome shotgun sequence genome contains a region encoding:
- the LOC141665001 gene encoding protein S40-1-like — protein MADQEFQESDILFDENVNEAHYHHRQNPTSKKLKRSKKKRENSRPVNIPKNASVPTTNSSWFRTMDSKNLFEESYDDQVGITPPHVILGRRMNGKMAFSVCFGNGRTLKGRDLSQVRNSVLRMTGFYES, from the coding sequence ATGGCCGATCAAGAATTCCAAGAATCCGATATTCTTTTCGACGAAAATGTCAACGAAGCTCATTACCATCACCGCCAAAATCCAACTTCTAAGAAGTTAAagagaagcaagaagaaaaggGAGAATTCACGGCCGGTCAACATACCAAAAAATGCATCTGTTCCTACGACAAACTCGTCATGGTTTCGGACAATGGACTCCAAAAATTTATTCGAAGAATCGTACGATGATCAAGTTGGTATAACGCCGCCCCACGTGATATTGGGGCGGCGTATGAACGGGAAGATGGCGTTCTCGGTGTGTTTCGGGAATGGAAGGACTTTGAAAGGAAGAGATTTAAGTCAAGTCCGGAATTCTGTTTTACGGATGACTGGTTTTTATGAATCGTAA
- the LOC141665002 gene encoding uncharacterized protein LOC141665002, translating into MVPVEVGSGSLRRERYTEEDVEVNQRLYLDLLEEIRENSQLRLAAYQQCAARYYNNKVKGQLLKVGDLVFRKVMPNTKNPQHGVFGANWEGPYKIKAILWKGTYHLEDLEESWFRERGTWNISESITSKARLWPLTYFVYIHRVVPRL; encoded by the coding sequence ATGGTCCCTGTGGAAGTTGGTTCAGGGTCGCTTCGAAGAGAACGTTACACGGAGGAAGATGTAGAGGTTAATCAAAGGCTTTATTTGGATCTTTTGGAAGAAATAAGGGAAAATTCCCAGTTGAGGCTTGCGGCATATCAACAGTGTGCTGCAAGGTATTACAACAATAAGGTAAAGGGACAGTTGCTGAAGGTAGGGGATTTGGTGTTTAGGAAGGTGATGCCAAATACAAAGAATCCCCAgcatggagtgtttggagctaattgggaaggaccatacaagataaAAGCAATCTTGTGGAAAGGGACTTATCACCTTGAGGATTTGGAAGAAAGCTGGTTTCGCGAGCGTGGAACGTGGAACATCTCTGAAAGTATTACCAGTAAGGCGCGGCTTTGGCCCCTTACGTATTTTGTTTATATACATAGGGTTGTGCCCAGATTATAG